A single Drechmeria coniospora strain ARSEF 6962 chromosome 03, whole genome shotgun sequence DNA region contains:
- a CDS encoding p15-like protein yields the protein MKVVSALVTLYASTVLAFPANIPASANGVTFVRLAYNTHGKHRSATGQALAHVTDDQPTQNLAYVIDDEEGPNLVPITDELLFEVSLPEFSARRDKRDPAGVDWESDGCTKSPDYPFGWPYLPACHRHDFGYRNYRKQKRFAQISKAQIDLKFKQDLVYQCSGVSAEDACKALAEVYYLAVRHFGGRDAEKRDGSARLEPENQASVAAYDKAVAACDKAFKDAQEAGQLPVSVNERASGEGMGLCPIR from the exons ATGAAGGTAGTCtccgccctcgtcaccctctACGCCTCGACAGTCCTTGCCTTTCCTGCCAATATCCCAGCCTCCGCCAATGGTGTGACGTTTGTGAGACTCGCCTACAACACCCACGGCAAACATAGGAGCGCAACCGGTCAGGCCCTCGCTCATGTCACCGACGATCAGCCGACACAGAACCTCGCCtacgtcatcgacgacgaagagggtCCGAACCTAGTCCCCATcaccgacgagctgctcttTGAAGTTTCTCTTCCTGAATTCTCAGCCCGTCGGGACAAACGAGAtcccgccggcgtcgactgGGAGAGTGACGGCTGCACCAAGTCCCCCGATTACCCCTTCGGCTGGCCCTACCTCCCGGCCTGCCACAGACACGATTTTGGATACCGAAATTATCGCAAGCAAAAGCGATTCGCACAGATATCAAAAGCACAAATCGATCTCAAATTCAAACAAGA CTTGGTATATCAGTGCTCTGGAGTCTCGGCGGAAGACGCATGCAaggcgctcgccgaggtcTACTATCTCGCTGTCCGCCACTTCGGGGGTCGAGATGCCGAAAAGCGCGACGGATCGGCCAGGCTTGAGCCAGAAAATCAAGCGTCCGTGGCAGCGTACGACAAGGCTGTGGCGGCGTGCGACAAGGCCTTCAAGGACGCTCAGGAGGCTGGCCAGCTGCCGGTATCCGTGAATGAGCGGGCGTCAGGAGAGGGCATGGGATTATGTCCAATCCGCTGA
- a CDS encoding serine-type carboxypeptidase, whose protein sequence is MRTLWLMPLLGLCSTSIARRNEQVDDILRWIHGPTPDTAPWTAQDGGSPEKPSTNVHARSSAGYRFLNRSTEKFAVNGTNVPDVAYDVGESYAGLLPITDMKDERDHLYFWFFPTVNEEHKEKKEIVVWLNGGPACSSLLGFLQENGPFLWQPGTRKPVKNPWSWHELTNVVWIEQPVSVGFSKGTSTVKNEDDVARQFMGFWKNFVDTFSLQGYKVYIAAESYGGIYGSFISSHMINANDSKYFDVGGMIIYNGIVFDEMVQSNVIIPSFVEQHHNLLALDDATMRQIRTTSEACGFGAYERKYLTYPPSGPAPIYPPPGQVPPNGTVQADCESLFYFIYTKAVAANPCFSVYNIGDRCPKVHDPLLEEPYFDRQDVKMAINAPLDVKWSRCTRQVFNLSHMDESLPPGNYELPNVIDRTNNVILAHGFMDAVLPLNGLLLGIQNMTWGSLLGFQTRPSDPFYVPLYGFDHGRGKYYGESNPGGSGVVGTSHHERGLTLVVTQLAGHQGPASAPASAFRHLEKLLGRVRNLSSAIPFTLPGLLNVTQMTEPLGKGTVAIPCMERGC, encoded by the exons ATGAGAACCCTCTGGCTGATGCCCCTGTTGGGGCTCTGCTCAACATCCATCGCGAGACGTAACGAGCAGGTGGATGACATCCTCCGATGGATACATGGCCCGACTCCGGATACTGCACCATGGACCGCCCAAGACGGCGGATCTCCGGAAAAGCCTTCGACAAACGTTCACGCCAGGTCATCGGCAGGGTACCGGTTTCTCAACCGTTCCACTGAGA AGTTTGCCGTAAACGGAACAAATGTACCAGATGTTGCCTACGACGTTGGAGAGTCTTACGCCGGCCTGCTTCCCATTACCGATATGAAGGACGAGCGCGACCACTTGTACTTTTGGTTCTTCCCGACCGTCAACGAAGAACacaaggagaagaaggaaaTTGTCGTTTGGCTCAACGGAGGA CCCGCGTGCTCCTCCCTGCTCGGCTTCCTTCAAGAAAATGGCCCCTTTCTCTGGCAACCGGGCACGCGGAAGCCGGTGAAAAATCCGTGGAGTTGGCATGAGCTCACCAACGTCGTGTGGATTGAGCAACCCGTATCCGTTGGCTTCTCCAAGGGCACGTCAACAGTAAAGAACGAAGACGATGTCGCTCGGCAGTTCATGGGCTTCTGGAAGAACTTCGTCGATACCTTTAGCCTGCAGGGTTATAAGGTGTACATTGCAGCTGAGTCGTATGGAGGCATTTATGGCTCATTCATATCGAGCCACATGATCAACGCCAACgacagcaagtactttgaCGTCGGTGGCATGATCATCTACAACGGCATTGTTTTTGATGAAATGGTCCAGTCCAATGTCATTATACCAAGCTTTGTAGAGCAGCACCACAACCTGCtagccctcgacgacgcgacaATGCGGCAGATTCGCACGACATCCGAAGCGTGCGGCTTCGGGGCCTATGAACGAAAGTATCTAACCTATCCACCTTCCGGACCGGCGCCAATATACCCGCCGCCCGGACAAGTACCCCCCAACGGCACGGTGCAGGCCGATTGTGAATCCCTCTTCTACTTCATCTACACCAAGGCCGTTGCCGCCAACCCTTGCTTCAGTGTATACAACATAGGAGACCGCTGCCCGAAGGTGCACGATCCGCTCCTCGAGGAGCCGTACTTTGATCGTCAGGACGTCAAAATGGCCATTAACGCGCCCCTCGACGTGAAGTGGTCGCGATGCACACGGCAAGTCTTCAACCTCTCTCACATGGACGAGTCCCTGCCGCCCGGAAACTACGAGCTGCCCAATGTGATCGATCGGACCAATAATGTGATACTCGCACACGGATTCATGGATGCCGTCCTTCCTCTCAACGGTCTCCTGCTGGGCATACAAAACATGACATGGGGGAGCCTCCTTGGTTTCCAGACGAGACCGAGCGACCCATTCTACGTGCCCCTCTACGGCTTCGACCATGGCAGAGGAAAGTACTATGGCGAGAGCAACCCGGGGGgctcgggcgtcgtcggcacctcTCACCACGAGCGCGGACTCACCCTTGTTGTAACACAGCTTGCCGGGCACCAGGGTCCCGCCTCCGCGCCGGCTTCTGCCTTTCGCCACCTCGAGAAACTCCTGGGTAGGGTACGCAACCTGAGCAGCGCAATACCCTTCACTCTCCCTGGGCTTTTGAACGTGACACAGATGACGGAACCGCTGGGCAAGGGGACAGTTGCTATCCCGTGCATGGAAAGGGGCTGCTGA